The genomic segment AACAAATTTTAAATTCATTGCCAACCCTGCAGAAGGCGGCAGATTTCCTATCGGATGCTTCCGTTGAGGCGGTTCGGTTGGCAGCCAGATCTGCTTCAACTTCAAACTCTGCCCGTAGAGCCCTTTGGCTTAAGAACTGGAGGGGAGGCGACATGGCCTCTAAACATCGGTTGTGTAGTATCCCCTGTCAGGGGCAGTTTTTGTTTGGCCCAGAGCTGGATGCCCTCTTAGAAAAAGCAGCAGATAGAAAAAAGAGAATGCCTCAGGAATCCTCCTTCTCACAGTTTAGACCTTACAGACGTCCCTTTCAGAATACCTCCAGGTTTCAGGGAAAGAGACAACCGGGGGATAGAGATCAGTTTCCCAGACCAAGGGGATCAGGCGGTAGAggcttcatgtttggaagttcctCCTCCCAGAAGGACAAGCTGTCGAAAAAATGACGACAGACTACAGGTAGGAGGGAGACTAAAATTCTTTCCCTCCGCCTGGAGAGAAATTGCAGGAAAATGGGTGACTGGAATTGTAACAGAGGGTTTAAAACTGCAGTTCAGAGGACATTGTCCTCAAAGATTTGTGGTTACAGGAAAATCCAAAAAATTGGCAAAGGAGGTGGATCAGCTGATAGAGAAAAAAGTGTTAGTACCGGTACCAAGGGCAGAACAGGGGGAGGGCTTCTACTCTACTCTGTTCTTAGTCAAAAAACCGGACTGCTCCTACCGAACAATTATAAATTTAAAACAACTAAACAAAAATCTGGTGATAAAAAgattcaagatggaaaccataAAGTCTGCAATGCATTTAGTTTTTCAGGGATGTTTCATGGCGGTGTTAGATTTGAAAGACGCATATCTACATATCCCGATGCATCCCCGCTTCCAGAAATTTCTGAGGGTAGCAATTGTAGAAAACAAGGGAACCAGACACCTACAGTTTCAGGCCATGCCCTTTGGCCTATCAACGGCTCCGATAACCTTTACCAAGGTGATGGCAGAGGTGGCATCCTTTATTCGGAAGGAAGATATTCTGTTTCTACCCTATCTAGACGACTTCTTGATTATAGCAAAAGCACTAGAGAAATGTCGGAATTCTGTCCAGATGGTAATTCAGATCCTAGAGCaactgaatgtctgaccgcttccctgctcagacatctccactgcgcctacgccgatgacatcatagtgctccgaggaacaggcgcagtggagatgtctgtgcagggaagcggtcagacattcactgcgcatgcgccgaacagagacgcgcacggggaggatcgcattcagcaggagatgggcgggctggagggacgcgctgggcggcggcagtttatgaaggtagacggagcctctaggtgctaatgacgcccccatagcacctagaggctcattagcatatagatataagttcttttttttgcgaaacggctgccccaaaacctattatattaggatggtttgttagagcagacactagcggatcgctagtgtctgacagctaaatatgtcaaacgaagtgatagaaaccctttaaagaaatcCAAGTTAGAACCCAGCACAAGCCAGACATTCTTGGGATTACAGCTGGACTCTGTGCAACAAAGGACGCTTCTTCCATCAGAAAAGATAGCCAGAATCCAGAACGAAACCCGGAGAGCTCAGGAGAATCCGAGTATGTCAGTCCGAAAGGCAATGTCTCTATTAGGATTAATGACTGCCTGCATCCCAGCAGTACGATGGGCACAGTTTCATTCAAGAGTATTACAGGGGGAAATATTGAATACAACAAGACGAAGGAAAATAACCCTGGACTCCCAGATGTATCTCAGCCAGAAAACCCTTATCTCCCTCAACTGGTGGTTGGAGGTCGAAAACTTAGACCAGGGTATCCCGTGGAATTACCCCGATCCAGTAGTGATTACAACAGACGCCAGCCCATGGGGGTGGGGCGCACATTTCCGGGGTCAGTTGAGGCAGGGAATCTGGTCCCCGTTACAGAGGCAGTTCTCTTCCAACAGGAAAGAATTGAGAGCAGTATTATTAGCCTTAAGGACAGCCCTTCCAGAACTGCAGCACCAGCATGTCAGGATCATGTCGGACAACAGAACGGTGGTGTCATACCTTAACCGTCATGGAGGTACCAAATCCCGATCTTTAATGAGGGAAACAGAGATGATATTCTCAGTGATAGAAGGGGGTTTAACTCACATATCCGCTCTGCATATAAAAGGGGAAGGAGAATGTCCAGGCCGACTTTTTAAGCCGCCATCGTTTGAAACAGGGAGAATGGTCCCTGGACCCATCAGTATTTGCGAAAGTCGTGGATCTATGGGGGTTACCAGAAATAGATCTTTTTGCCACCAGGGAGAACAGACAGGTAGCAAGGTTTTGCTCCCTCAGCCCTTACAAATCCCCATTTGGGGTGGATGCCTTCCTCCTAGAATGGAAATTTCATCTGGGatatgcctttccccctcttcAACTTCTTCCCAGCGTCCTCAAAAAAATAAGGGAAGAAAAATCGGACATGATAGTGATCGCCCCCTTTTGGCCAAGGAGGGCATGGTTCTCTCTTCTCAGGTCCATGTCGGTAGCAGAACCATGGAAAACTTAGACCAGGGTATCCCGTGGAATTACCCCGATCCAGTAGTGATTACAACAGACGCCAGCCCATGGGGGTGGGGCGCACATTTCCGGGGTCAGTTGAGGCAGGAAATCTGGTCCCCGTTACAGAGGCAGTTCTCTTCCAACAGGAAAGAATTGAGAGCAGTATTATTAGCCTTAAGGACAGCCCTTCCAGAACTGCAGCACCAGCATGTCAGGATCATGTCGGACAACAGAACGGTGGTGTCATACCTAAACCGTCAGGGAGGTACCAAATCCCGATCTTTAATGAGGGAAACAGAGATGATATTCTCAGTGATAGAAGGGGGTTTAACTCACATATCCGCTCTGCATATAAAAGGGGAAGGAGAATGTCCAGGCCGACTTTTTAAGCCGTCATCGTTTGAAACAGGGAGAATGGTCCCTGGACCCATCAGTATTTGCGAAAGTCGTGGATCTATGGGGGTTACCAGAAATAGATCTTTTTGCCACCAGGGAGAACAGACAGGTAGCAAGGTTTTGCTCCCTCAGCCCTTACAAATCCCCATTTGGGGTGGATGCCTTCCTCCTAGAATGGAAATTTCATCTGGGatatgcctttccccctcttcAACTTCTTCCCAGAGTCCTCAAAAAAATAAGGGAAGAAAAATCGGACATGATAGTGATCGCTCCCTTTTGGCCAAGGAGGGCATGGTTCTCTCTTCTCAGGTCCATGTCGGTAGCAGAACCATGGGTTCTTCCCGAGATTCCGAATCTCCTGAGGCAGGGCCCAGTAATGCACCCAGAGGTAGAATCTTTACATCTTACGGCATGGAGATTGAGAGGGCACACTTAATTAAGGAGGGATTCTCAGAAGCACTAATTTCTACTATTCTTAGTAGCAGGAAAAAAGTGACTAACACTATTTATGCCAGAATATGGAAGAGATTCCTATCCTTTGCAGGTCTTGACACCAGTATTTGGCCAGAGAGGATTTCCACCAGACAGGTCTTAGAATTTTTACAGAGAGGGCTATCTTTAGGATTAGCAAAAAGTACCCTGAAGGTTCAGGTTTCGGCCCTCTCAGGTTTAAGCGGTAGGAGCCTGGCCATGGATCCCTGGATAGTCAGGTTCTTCAGGGCAGTGGATAGGGTTGCACCAGTCAAGGGACCCAGATTTCCCCCCTGGGACTTGAACTTAGTTTTAAAAGCCTTGACCACTCGTCCATTTGAGCCCATTGAAGATTGCTCGATTAAAAATCTCACGTTAAAGTTGGTTATGTTGATAGCTCTTATTTCAGCACGTAGAGTTAGCGAGCTTCAGGCCCTATCTATCAATCCCCCGTTTATGACCATACGTGAGGATAGGGTGATACTAAGACCAGATCCAAAGTTCATTCCTAAAGTACCTTCTAAAACTAACAGGTTGCAGGAGATAGTTCTCCCAGTCTTTTTTCCAGAGCCAAAATCTGAGGATGAAGAAAGATGGCACTTATTAGACGTAAGAAGGTGCCTGATCCAGTACCTAGGGAGATCCAAGGACTGGAGAAAATCCTCGTCCTTGTTAGTCTTGTACGCTGGGGCTAGGAAAGGTAATGCTGCCTCCAAAAGTACCATCGCCCGGTGGATTCGGGAGCTAATTTCTTTAGCCTACTCCTGTTCTGGTCTTTCTCCTCCACTATCTTTGAAGGCTCACTCTACTAGGGCGGTGTctacctcctgggcagaaaggtctAGTGTTTCTATTGACCAAATCTGCAGGGCGGCCACGTGGGCTTCTCCCTCTACCTTCTATAAGCACTATAGACTTCAGCTTGACTCCATCTCTGACCTACTTTTTGGTACTAAAGTATTAGAGGTTGTCACCCACCCTTGAATTCTACGTAAtctctctcagtggtgctgtcgtggggaggggaaaaatgatgattacacttaccggtaatcagattttcctgaccccacgacagcacccgtcTAATTCCCTCCCTAAGGTGGTGGTTGGTGTTAAATTTCACGTGCTGagatgcaaaaaacaaaaacaaaggggAGTCCCTCTCATACTCTGTAAacccactgaggtgggagagtggctccaccttttttatgctacaggtttcctgtccatggaggcggagccatctctcagtggtgctgtcgtggggtcaggaaaatccgattaccggtaagtgtaatcatcattttctgatatttgcagattctatactgacagggaatgtcccacaggattggcacatggcaaatgtggtgccaatattcaaaaagggtccaaaaacagagcctggaaactataggccggtaagtttaacatctgttgtcggtaaactgtttgaaggttttctaagagatgctatgttagagcatcttaacggaaataagcaaataacgccatatcagcatggcttcgtgagggatcggtcatgtcaaactaatttaatcagtttctatgaggaggtaagttctagatttgacagcggcgaatcaatggatgtcgtgtatctggacttctacaaagcatttgacactgtaccacataaaaggttagtatataaaatgagaatgctcggactgggagaaaacgtctgtaagtgggtaagtaactggctcaatgatagaaaacagagggtggttattaacggtacacactcagattgggtcactgtcactagtggagtacctaagtggtcagtattgggccctattctcttcaatatatttattaatgatcttgtagaaggcttgcatagtaaaatatcaattttcgcagatgacactaaactgtgtaaagaaattaacactgaagaggacagtatactactacagagggatctggattgattggaggcttgggcagataagtggcagatgaggtttaacactgacaaatgtaaagttatgcacatgggaaggaataatgcaagtcacccgtacatactaaatggtaaaacactcggtaacactgacatggaaaaggatctaggaattttaataaacagcaaactaagctgcaaaaaccagtgtcaggcagctgctgccaaggtcaataagataatgggttgcatcaaaaggggcatagatgcccgtgatgagaacatattcctactactttacaaatcattagtcagaccacacatggagtactgtgtactgttctgggctccagtgaacaaggcagacatagcagagctggagagggtccagaggagggcaactaaagtaataactggaatggggcaactacagtaccctgaaagattatcaaaattagggttattcacgttagaaaaaagacgactgaggggagatctaattactatgtataaatatatcaggggtcagtacagagatctctcccatcatctatttatccccaagactgtgactgtgacaaggagacatcctctgcgtctggaggaaagaaggtttgtacacgaacatagaaaaggattctttacggtaagagcagtgagactatggaactctctgcctgaggaggtggtgatggtgagtacaataaaggaattcaagaggggcctggatgtatttctggagcataataatattacaggctatagctactagatccagggagttattctgattgcctgattggagtcgggaaggaattttttattcccctaaagtggggaaaattggcttctacctcacagtttttttttgccttcctctggatcaacttgtaggataacaggccgaactggatggacaaatgtcttttttcggccttatgtactatgttactatctgtggtgttacataggactgcatatgacatctactgcataatctgtactcagagagttattactgttaATAACTGttaataacttttaataatctgtggtgttacataggattgcaggtgaatctactacattatctgtacacggagagttatcactgttatctgtggtattacataggactgctagtgatctactacattatctgttaaaaggggtgtGCCCGGGATGGGGgccgcaatttttggcttgccccgggtgctggcaacacaCGCTATGCCACTGACTGGACGTGACATCCGCACTCCACAATGGAGCGTATAagtctctacagggagtgcagaattattaggcaagttgtatttttgaggattaattttattattgaacaacaaccatgttctcaatgaacccaaaaaactcattaatatcaaagctgaatatttttggaagtagtttttagtttgtttttagttttagctattttagggggatatctgtgtgtgcaggtgactattactgtgcataattattaggcaacttaacaaaaaacaaatata from the Bufo bufo chromosome 2, aBufBuf1.1, whole genome shotgun sequence genome contains:
- the LOC120991344 gene encoding uncharacterized protein LOC120991344, translated to MVLSSQVHVGSRTMGSSRDSESPEAGPSNAPRGRIFTSYGMEIERAHLIKEGFSEALISTILSSRKKVTNTIYARIWKRFLSFAGLDTSIWPERISTRQVLEFLQRGLSLGLAKSTLKVQVSALSGLSGRSLAMDPWIVRFFRAVDRVAPVKGPRFPPWDLNLVLKALTTRPFEPIEDCSIKNLTLKLVMLIALISARRVSELQALSINPPFMTIREDRVILRPDPKFIPKVPSKTNRLQEIVLPVFFPEPKSEDEERWHLLDVRRCLIQYLGRSKDWRKSSSLLVLYAGARKGNAASKSTIARWIRELISLAYSCSGLSPPLSLKAHSTRAVSTSWAERSSVSIDQICRAATWASPSTFYKHYRLQLDSISDLLFGTKVLEVVTHP